The following are from one region of the Nostoc cf. commune SO-36 genome:
- a CDS encoding HNH endonuclease has product MVSEQTRRLVRKRAEYLCEYCHSPEYLSSDRFTIDHIMPQSLGGSDELDNLAVFLSSL; this is encoded by the coding sequence ATGGTGTCCGAACAAACTCGAAGACTTGTAAGAAAACGAGCTGAATATCTCTGCGAATACTGTCACTCTCCAGAATACTTGAGTTCAGACCGTTTTACCATTGACCATATCATGCCGCAGTCTTTGGGTGGCTCTGATGAATTGGATAATTTGGCTGTCTTCTTGTCATCGCTGTAA
- a CDS encoding sensor histidine kinase, which produces MRAQIPEKLEPIQIDEVRIRQVFINLLTNAIKFTKEGGEVWIEVQPSSTNEYIFFSVVDTGIGMLSDDLFKLFQPFVQVENSSTHRSPGTGLGLVMVQKIVELHGGTVHAESQLGKGSRFTVKLPWKKVRE; this is translated from the coding sequence TTGAGGGCACAAATACCAGAAAAACTCGAACCTATCCAAATTGATGAAGTCCGCATTCGCCAAGTATTCATTAACTTGTTGACTAACGCTATCAAGTTTACTAAAGAAGGAGGCGAAGTCTGGATTGAAGTCCAACCAAGTTCCACAAATGAATATATCTTTTTCAGCGTAGTAGATACGGGTATTGGTATGCTTTCCGATGACCTTTTCAAATTATTTCAACCTTTTGTGCAGGTTGAAAATTCTTCTACCCATCGTTCTCCAGGCACTGGTTTGGGATTAGTAATGGTGCAAAAAATTGTCGAGTTGCATGGTGGTACTGTCCATGCCGAAAGTCAGTTAGGCAAAGGCAGTCGATTTACAGTCAAACTTCCTTGGAAAAAAGTGAGGGAATGA
- a CDS encoding cache domain-containing protein: protein MNKNFGQGGAFSLFKGVPLKLILVALFLLQISLAVGLTGYLSIDNGQKAVNEVTSKLRREIGNRVEQNLQTYLSTPRQVLGSNQNIIDLGLLKIENLATWESYLIEQLKIFPDALILTASNEQQEHLAAEKLNDREFLLRKAGKSTGYDLYTYKIDSQGQRTQLPEVIKNYDARSRPDYQTAVTAKKFSFSQIFTPLTEPTLLIGASQPIYNSQGQLLGVNSTLTHLSQIGDLLQNIKVGKSGQIFIIERSGLLVASSTTEEPFRLQNGKPIRLAATQSRNYFTQATAKYLTTKFNNFDQIKSLQQLDFSVDGKRQFLEIRPLQSESNVNWLIVVAVPEADLIGQINRNAQTTIFLCLGVLGLAILLGIITANWLTQPILYISNVIKDLANFNCKDSIVKVQGIKELEVLGESFNEMAQELQKNFTALTNKNEELELQVKQRTQERMNSEQKLQKHHQVLVKLANHKAISEGSLETAFKVITEKAANALEVERVSVWLFNSDRTKLQCINLYERSNQIHSAGLERNLADYLIYFKTLAASSTIIVTDTRTDLRVQELWDELLAPKNIVSLIDTSIWVGDKVVGTVLYEQIDAPRTWELSEQNFVSSIAEFVALTLEICECKRAESALREAKEAVEVANRAKSTFLENISHDLRNPLSSILEMTQGLQSEVYGPVNEEQRQSSKYARNLAVRTY, encoded by the coding sequence ATGAACAAAAATTTTGGACAAGGTGGTGCTTTTTCACTGTTTAAAGGCGTACCTCTAAAGCTGATTTTAGTAGCGTTGTTTCTGCTACAAATCTCGCTAGCTGTGGGATTGACTGGATACTTGTCAATTGACAATGGACAAAAAGCAGTCAATGAAGTAACCAGCAAGTTGCGTCGTGAAATTGGTAATCGAGTAGAGCAAAATTTACAAACTTATTTATCAACTCCGCGTCAAGTACTAGGCAGTAACCAAAATATTATTGATCTGGGGTTGCTGAAGATAGAAAATCTGGCAACCTGGGAGTCATACTTAATAGAGCAGTTAAAGATTTTTCCCGATGCGTTGATTTTAACGGCAAGTAATGAACAGCAAGAACACTTAGCGGCAGAGAAGCTTAACGATCGCGAATTCTTACTCAGAAAAGCCGGAAAGTCAACTGGTTACGACCTCTACACGTACAAAATTGACTCTCAAGGTCAACGTACTCAACTACCAGAGGTGATTAAAAACTATGATGCGCGATCGCGTCCTGATTATCAAACAGCAGTTACCGCCAAAAAGTTCAGCTTTAGTCAGATATTTACACCCCTCACTGAACCAACGCTGCTCATTGGTGCATCTCAACCCATTTATAACTCACAAGGTCAGTTACTCGGAGTCAACAGCACTTTAACTCATTTATCACAAATTGGAGATTTGCTGCAAAACATCAAAGTTGGCAAGTCTGGACAGATATTTATTATCGAGCGATCGGGGCTATTAGTTGCAAGTTCCACAACCGAAGAACCATTCCGCTTACAAAATGGTAAACCCATTCGGTTAGCAGCTACCCAAAGCAGGAATTATTTTACTCAAGCAACCGCTAAATATTTAACGACTAAATTTAATAACTTTGACCAGATTAAAAGTTTACAGCAACTAGATTTCTCAGTTGATGGCAAACGACAATTTTTAGAAATTAGACCGTTACAAAGCGAATCAAATGTCAACTGGTTGATTGTGGTAGCTGTTCCCGAAGCAGATTTGATTGGACAGATTAACCGCAACGCTCAAACTACAATTTTTCTCTGTCTGGGAGTATTAGGTTTAGCTATTTTATTGGGGATTATTACTGCTAATTGGTTAACTCAGCCAATTTTGTATATCAGCAATGTGATAAAAGATTTAGCCAATTTTAATTGCAAAGACTCAATAGTGAAAGTACAAGGCATTAAAGAACTAGAAGTGCTGGGTGAATCTTTTAATGAGATGGCGCAAGAGTTACAGAAAAACTTTACTGCACTAACTAACAAAAATGAAGAATTAGAACTACAAGTTAAGCAGCGAACTCAAGAACGCATGAACAGTGAGCAAAAACTACAAAAGCATCATCAAGTACTAGTAAAACTGGCAAATCATAAAGCAATTTCAGAAGGAAGTTTAGAAACAGCATTCAAAGTTATCACCGAAAAAGCAGCAAATGCTTTAGAAGTAGAGCGAGTAAGTGTCTGGTTATTCAATAGCGACCGCACCAAACTACAATGTATAAATCTCTATGAACGTAGTAACCAGATACATTCGGCAGGTTTAGAACGCAACCTTGCAGATTATTTAATCTACTTCAAAACCCTGGCAGCTTCGAGTACTATTATCGTCACCGACACTCGTACCGATCTCCGAGTACAAGAATTATGGGATGAATTACTAGCACCAAAGAATATTGTATCTCTAATTGATACTTCTATTTGGGTTGGGGATAAAGTCGTGGGAACGGTATTGTATGAGCAAATTGATGCTCCCCGAACATGGGAACTGAGTGAGCAAAACTTTGTTAGCTCAATTGCAGAATTCGTCGCCTTGACTTTAGAAATCTGCGAGTGCAAACGTGCAGAATCTGCTCTGCGTGAGGCTAAAGAAGCTGTTGAAGTGGCCAATCGTGCCAAAAGTACCTTTTTAGAAAACATCAGCCACGATCTGAGAAATCCTTTAAGCTCTATTCTAGAAATGACACAAGGACTTCAAAGTGAAGTGTATGGCCCTGTGAATGAAGAACAGCGCCAGTCCTCTAAATACGCTCGAAATCTAGCGGTAAGAACTTACTAG
- a CDS encoding sensor histidine kinase — translation MYQLALDNHISPVFSVVSRRGVFTPALMLTLVFCLIYLIWGDVARIVAVGNIGWFVSFMLLHLGLWLGRDRSEVLFPRLSLGILLLEVVVLVVGGLAWGWLNLLIGLLFPIGVMAIDAVIRRVNFPPFHLSWWMRRHRKRPVIIIKDSVIIQVSILIFLLCSAVGVGWLFGVKLNKVATAGGENIFVVLLMSVAFVGVAIACWTSLPQVVAIAEAREAAEHLFTVAQDGILVVDEQGIIRQANPATESFFGVTPSELRGNHLKKWLPALVYEYSQQWKKRSEQTILGNGKNKILEVSISDRPHQDFQEYVVILHDITQRKQAEQILRYSEAQLRQEAKQLASQLVHSEKMSSLGQLVAGVAHEINNPVNFISGNITYANQYIQDLLRLLQLYQQNYPNPVTEIQKETEAIDLDFLIADLPNLLTSMKVGAERITEIVLSLRNFSRLDEAEMKAVNIHEGINNTLMILEHRLKPKSNYQTIEIIKEYGDLPLVECYAGQLNQVFMNLLANAIDALEEAVENGAWGAKEKALLTPQIRIHTKLTSENQVVICIGDNGIGIPEKLQKQLFEPFFTTKPVGKGTGLGLSISYQIITQKHQGTLQCISAPGQGTEFVIIIPLNQQAI, via the coding sequence TTGTATCAACTAGCTTTAGATAACCACATCTCACCAGTATTTTCTGTTGTATCCCGTCGGGGTGTGTTTACTCCAGCATTGATGTTGACACTGGTGTTTTGCTTAATCTATTTAATTTGGGGAGATGTAGCGCGAATCGTGGCTGTTGGTAACATCGGTTGGTTTGTCTCCTTTATGTTACTGCATTTGGGGCTTTGGCTTGGGCGCGATCGCTCAGAAGTTTTGTTCCCTCGCTTATCTCTGGGCATTCTGCTGTTAGAAGTTGTAGTGCTGGTAGTGGGTGGACTAGCCTGGGGTTGGCTCAACTTGCTAATTGGGTTATTATTTCCCATTGGTGTTATGGCAATTGATGCAGTAATTCGCCGTGTAAATTTCCCCCCGTTTCATCTCAGTTGGTGGATGCGGCGACATCGCAAGCGCCCTGTAATAATCATCAAAGACTCAGTAATTATTCAGGTGAGCATTCTGATTTTTTTACTGTGCAGCGCCGTGGGAGTTGGCTGGTTATTTGGTGTCAAACTGAATAAAGTGGCAACTGCGGGGGGTGAAAATATATTTGTAGTGCTGTTGATGAGTGTCGCATTTGTGGGAGTAGCGATCGCTTGTTGGACAAGTTTACCCCAAGTAGTTGCGATCGCAGAAGCAAGAGAAGCTGCCGAACACTTGTTTACTGTCGCTCAAGATGGCATTTTAGTCGTAGATGAGCAAGGCATTATTCGACAAGCTAACCCAGCCACTGAATCATTCTTTGGTGTCACCCCATCTGAGTTGCGGGGAAATCACCTGAAAAAATGGCTACCTGCATTAGTTTATGAGTATTCACAGCAGTGGAAAAAGCGTAGCGAACAAACTATACTCGGCAATGGGAAAAACAAAATCTTAGAAGTTTCGATTTCAGACCGACCCCATCAAGATTTTCAAGAGTATGTCGTCATTCTCCACGATATTACCCAGCGCAAACAAGCAGAGCAGATATTGCGATATTCAGAAGCACAATTGCGCCAAGAAGCAAAGCAGTTAGCATCTCAACTAGTGCATAGTGAAAAAATGTCTAGTTTGGGGCAGTTGGTAGCAGGTGTAGCGCACGAAATCAACAACCCAGTCAATTTTATTTCTGGCAATATCACTTATGCCAATCAATATATTCAAGATTTACTCAGATTGCTGCAATTGTACCAGCAAAACTATCCTAATCCAGTAACGGAAATTCAAAAAGAAACAGAAGCGATCGACTTAGATTTTCTGATTGCAGATTTGCCCAACTTGCTAACTTCTATGAAAGTTGGTGCAGAACGAATCACAGAAATTGTCTTATCTCTGCGAAACTTTTCTCGGTTAGACGAAGCAGAAATGAAAGCTGTGAATATCCATGAGGGTATAAATAATACGTTGATGATTCTAGAACATCGCCTCAAACCTAAATCTAACTATCAAACAATTGAAATTATTAAAGAGTACGGCGATCTGCCATTAGTAGAATGTTATGCTGGACAACTGAATCAAGTATTTATGAATCTTCTGGCAAACGCGATCGATGCTTTAGAAGAGGCAGTGGAAAATGGTGCATGGGGAGCAAAGGAAAAAGCGCTTCTTACTCCTCAGATACGGATTCATACTAAACTTACTAGCGAAAATCAGGTAGTTATTTGCATTGGTGATAATGGAATAGGCATTCCAGAAAAGTTACAAAAACAATTATTTGAACCATTCTTTACTACTAAGCCAGTTGGTAAAGGTACTGGCTTAGGTTTATCTATTAGTTATCAGATTATCACTCAAAAACATCAGGGAACATTACAATGTATTTCTGCTCCTGGACAGGGGACAGAATTTGTAATTATAATTCCGCTAAACCAGCAAGCTATTTAA
- a CDS encoding leucine-rich repeat domain-containing protein, with protein sequence MARDEGYRQAEQRIEKARQEGAIKLDLSNIELTEIPEAIASLTGLQQLNLYNNQLTEIPEAIASLTGLQQLNLYNNQLTELPDAIASLTQLEVLDLRNNQLTQIPKAIASLTGLQLLYLSNNQLSQLPEAIASLTGLQRLYLDNNQLSQLPEAIASLTGLQRLNLSNNQLSQLPEAIASLTGLQRLNLDNNQLSQLPEAIASLTGLQQLDLRSNQLTELPEAVASLTGLQQLDLRSNQLTELLKAIASLTRLQGLYLSDNQLTELPEAIASLTRLQGLYLNNNQLTELPEAIASLTRLELLSLRNNPLNPDLAAAYEQGTKAVLQYLRAQAEEQITLNEAKLILVGEGEVGKSCLLGALRGDEWVDGRPTTHGIEIKPVIVTDPNSGTEISLNGWDFGGQRVYRPTHQLFFSAPAVYLVIWKPREGPQQGFVKEWITLIKNREPDAKVLVVATHGGPGQRQPDIDRQEILNSIRQRYGNRLLPCRQQTQPRYDALHRDCRIKKCYCWYRCISSRNGAISSRKVATGARNLTDK encoded by the coding sequence ATGGCAAGAGATGAGGGTTATCGGCAAGCAGAGCAGCGTATTGAAAAGGCACGGCAAGAGGGAGCAATAAAACTTGATCTCAGCAATATAGAACTCACTGAGATACCAGAAGCGATCGCATCCCTGACTGGGTTGCAACAGCTTAACCTCTACAACAACCAACTCACTGAGATACCAGAAGCGATCGCATCCCTGACTGGGTTGCAACAGCTTAACCTCTACAACAACCAACTGACCGAACTGCCAGATGCGATCGCATCCTTGACTCAATTGGAAGTGCTTGACCTCCGCAACAACCAACTGACCCAAATTCCAAAAGCGATCGCATCCCTGACTGGGTTGCAACTGCTTTACCTCTCGAACAACCAACTGAGCCAACTGCCAGAAGCGATCGCATCCCTGACTGGGTTGCAACGGCTTTACCTTGACAACAACCAACTGAGCCAACTGCCAGAAGCAATCGCATCTCTGACTGGGTTGCAACGGCTTAACCTCTCGAACAACCAACTGAGCCAACTGCCAGAAGCGATCGCATCCCTGACTGGGTTGCAACGGCTCAACCTCGACAACAACCAACTGAGCCAACTGCCAGAAGCGATCGCATCCCTAACTGGGTTGCAACAGCTTGACCTCCGCAGCAACCAACTGACCGAACTGCCAGAAGCTGTCGCATCCCTAACTGGGTTGCAACAGCTTGACCTCCGCAGCAACCAACTGACCGAACTGCTAAAAGCGATCGCATCTCTGACTCGGTTGCAAGGGCTTTACCTCTCCGACAACCAACTGACCGAACTGCCAGAAGCAATCGCATCCCTGACTCGCTTGCAAGGACTTTACCTCAACAACAACCAACTGACCGAACTGCCAGAAGCGATCGCATCCCTGACTCGGTTGGAACTGCTTTCCCTCCGCAACAACCCTCTTAACCCTGACCTTGCGGCCGCTTACGAACAAGGCACAAAAGCTGTTTTGCAATACCTGCGGGCACAGGCAGAAGAACAGATAACTCTGAATGAAGCCAAACTGATTCTAGTTGGCGAGGGTGAGGTGGGGAAAAGTTGTCTGTTGGGTGCATTGCGGGGGGATGAATGGGTAGATGGTCGCCCCACAACTCACGGAATTGAAATTAAACCTGTAATCGTCACCGATCCCAATAGTGGCACAGAGATATCACTCAATGGTTGGGATTTTGGCGGACAAAGGGTTTATCGACCGACGCACCAGTTATTTTTCAGTGCGCCAGCCGTGTATCTCGTTATCTGGAAACCACGGGAAGGCCCCCAGCAGGGCTTTGTCAAAGAGTGGATTACGCTGATCAAAAATCGAGAACCAGATGCAAAGGTGTTAGTAGTTGCAACCCACGGCGGCCCCGGACAGCGACAACCAGACATTGACAGACAAGAAATTCTCAACTCAATTCGGCAAAGATACGGTAATCGACTTCTTCCATGTAGACAGCAAACCCAACCAAGATACGACGCATTGCACCGGGATTGTAGAATTAAAAAATGCTATTGCTGGTATCGCTGCATCTCTTCCCGAAATGGGGCGATCAGTTCCCGCAAAGTGGCAACGGGTGCGAGAAACCTTACAGACAAGTAA
- a CDS encoding COR domain-containing protein — MGRSVPAKWQRVRETLQTSKEAYLPYNNVIAICAKEGIDEEQAELFLRISHILGHFIHYHNDSTLRNIVILKPDWLAKAISFVLDDETTRKRNGLVEFEHLSQLWSHPPFAGEEGYPSELHPIFLRLMERFDLSYKVVFERSETSNTSLIAQLVPDTRPEKFATNWGEQPEAGDRQQVQICRIVDGRGQFAVAEGLFYQLIVRLHKYSLGRANYNDSIHWQRGLMLDNDYNGRALLEYVGTDVKITVRAAYPERFLSYLTEEIKWLVENFWEGLRCNVMVPCIAPCGMNAPGNALFDVQKLIKNKKRNNHEVQCHISGCDEFQNIDQLLNNASIAQPPSQEIGIEQFRYIVKDELNVIRQDLNKYDRLDQARFEVLSHQQRSILSQVDQQFAEMMQMLTDEAKDGPRLFSFKPIDRKFFDLPQWTSAKFQLTLWCEHSRKPLPALNHGDNKKGVYELDLSREWFIKAAPYLKLLPESLA; from the coding sequence ATGGGGCGATCAGTTCCCGCAAAGTGGCAACGGGTGCGAGAAACCTTACAGACAAGTAAAGAAGCCTATCTCCCCTACAATAATGTCATTGCCATCTGCGCTAAAGAGGGAATCGATGAGGAGCAAGCAGAACTTTTCCTTCGCATCTCCCATATACTAGGGCATTTCATCCATTATCATAACGACTCAACACTACGCAATATCGTCATCCTCAAACCCGACTGGCTGGCAAAAGCGATCAGCTTTGTGCTAGATGATGAAACGACACGCAAACGCAACGGTTTGGTGGAATTTGAGCATCTCAGTCAGTTGTGGAGCCATCCGCCATTTGCAGGCGAAGAAGGCTACCCCTCAGAATTGCATCCAATCTTTCTGCGGCTGATGGAACGCTTTGATCTATCCTACAAAGTGGTATTCGAGCGGTCAGAAACTAGCAATACCAGCCTCATCGCTCAACTTGTTCCCGACACACGCCCAGAGAAATTCGCTACTAATTGGGGAGAACAACCGGAAGCGGGAGACAGACAACAGGTGCAAATCTGCCGCATTGTGGATGGTCGCGGACAGTTTGCAGTAGCAGAAGGATTATTTTACCAGTTGATTGTCCGGTTGCACAAATACTCACTGGGACGGGCGAATTACAATGACAGCATCCACTGGCAACGGGGCTTAATGCTTGACAACGATTACAACGGTCGGGCATTGCTGGAGTATGTTGGCACTGATGTAAAAATCACAGTGCGAGCAGCTTATCCAGAACGCTTCCTGTCTTATCTCACAGAAGAGATTAAATGGCTAGTAGAGAATTTCTGGGAAGGGTTGCGCTGTAACGTCATGGTTCCCTGCATTGCACCTTGCGGTATGAATGCCCCTGGAAACGCACTATTTGATGTACAAAAACTAATTAAGAACAAAAAGAGGAATAATCATGAGGTTCAGTGTCACATTTCCGGGTGTGATGAATTTCAAAACATCGATCAATTGCTGAATAACGCGTCGATTGCTCAACCCCCATCCCAAGAAATTGGCATTGAGCAATTCCGATACATTGTGAAAGACGAGTTAAACGTTATCCGCCAAGATTTGAATAAGTACGATCGCCTAGATCAAGCACGCTTTGAGGTATTATCTCATCAGCAACGCTCCATTTTAAGCCAAGTCGATCAGCAGTTTGCAGAAATGATGCAGATGCTCACCGATGAAGCAAAAGACGGGCCACGCCTGTTCAGCTTTAAGCCCATTGATCGGAAATTTTTTGATCTCCCCCAATGGACGAGTGCCAAGTTTCAACTTACTCTCTGGTGCGAACACTCTCGTAAGCCACTTCCAGCTTTAAATCACGGTGACAATAAAAAGGGAGTCTATGAATTAGACTTGTCTCGTGAGTGGTTCATCAAAGCAGCCCCCTATCTCAAACTGTTACCGGAATCCTTAGCCTAG
- a CDS encoding Crp/Fnr family transcriptional regulator → MLTSVDRLLFVRRVPIFKELRDDFVVRLTSVMNELSFPANYTIFRQGEEGRSLYIVVSGRVKVHIGNKQLAEVEQGKYFGEMAVFDTQPRSASATTLEPCEFLELTQEQLYDAIEETPEIAVNIIRELSRLIRRLNDDMNVTSLRS, encoded by the coding sequence ATGCTAACCAGTGTTGACCGTTTATTATTTGTCCGGCGAGTCCCCATTTTTAAGGAATTGCGGGACGATTTCGTTGTGCGGCTCACTTCAGTAATGAACGAATTGTCATTTCCAGCTAATTACACCATCTTTCGGCAGGGAGAAGAAGGGCGATCGCTCTATATTGTAGTGTCAGGTCGAGTTAAAGTTCACATTGGGAATAAACAGCTAGCTGAGGTAGAACAGGGAAAATACTTTGGTGAGATGGCAGTATTTGATACTCAACCTCGTTCTGCTAGTGCAACGACTCTAGAACCTTGTGAATTTTTAGAACTGACGCAAGAGCAACTTTATGATGCGATCGAAGAAACTCCCGAAATTGCGGTGAATATCATTCGTGAGTTATCTCGGCTGATTCGCAGATTAAATGACGATATGAATGTAACCTCATTGCGAAGTTAA
- a CDS encoding GDSL-type esterase/lipase family protein produces MHTFLASSSMQLSVPPNHFQPMKIVALGDSLIYGFGDPEKGGWIEQLRRWWMLPDSAGHILYNLGVRGDRTQQVAQRLEVEFRHRGELRNRVPDLIILSVGVNDSARLARPDGRSYTDFSLFEKEIASLLDLAQQLCPVLFVGMVPVDEAKMPFLDCFYYNHADQYRYKEATRIACTKRQIPYLDIFEQWMERGENWRLKRLSEDGLHPNTLGYQALLDDVINWDAIPLVGFANAAYHS; encoded by the coding sequence ATGCACACATTTCTAGCTTCTTCCTCAATGCAGCTGTCTGTACCACCAAATCACTTTCAGCCTATGAAGATTGTCGCACTGGGGGACAGCTTAATTTATGGATTCGGCGATCCTGAAAAAGGAGGCTGGATCGAGCAACTACGGCGATGGTGGATGTTGCCGGATAGTGCCGGTCATATTCTTTATAATTTAGGGGTAAGAGGCGATCGCACGCAACAAGTAGCGCAAAGGCTAGAAGTTGAATTTCGCCACCGGGGTGAACTCCGAAATCGTGTTCCCGACTTGATTATTTTATCCGTAGGCGTGAATGACTCAGCCCGGTTAGCGCGTCCTGATGGTCGAAGTTACACAGATTTTAGCTTATTTGAAAAAGAAATTGCTTCTCTGCTAGATTTGGCACAGCAACTCTGTCCTGTGTTATTTGTAGGCATGGTGCCAGTAGATGAAGCCAAGATGCCATTTTTAGATTGTTTTTACTATAATCATGCCGACCAATACCGCTACAAAGAAGCAACTCGAATTGCTTGCACCAAAAGGCAGATTCCCTATTTAGATATTTTTGAGCAATGGATGGAACGCGGCGAAAATTGGCGGCTAAAACGCTTAAGTGAAGATGGTCTTCATCCCAATACACTAGGTTATCAAGCTTTATTAGACGATGTAATCAATTGGGATGCTATACCTTTAGTGGGCTTTGCCAACGCAGCTTACCATTCTTAA
- a CDS encoding RMD1 family protein, whose amino-acid sequence MQKLLFNHIDRFRAQALFIGKNIKLQTLENYVCLATMPVIVTVGENGCAVLLAYGAVVLFNVEPVEKVDFLTKLSSQVNDSFTDPETEEVEIHLNFVESERVKEGKILLHEFSVERLQIVADILAKSVVLSHYETSLATVFDQIEPFAASLQRENRSRPQSRELLRQLGTTLLVQHKIVGRVEIIDKPELLWESPQLENLYLRLEDEYEIRERHHALERKLELISQTAQTVLEFMQHSSSQRVEWYVVILIVVEVLLSLYDIIFKG is encoded by the coding sequence ATGCAAAAACTCCTTTTCAATCACATAGATAGATTTAGAGCGCAAGCCCTATTCATTGGTAAGAATATTAAGTTACAGACATTGGAGAATTACGTTTGCTTGGCAACTATGCCAGTAATCGTTACAGTAGGTGAAAACGGCTGTGCAGTGCTGCTGGCGTATGGTGCAGTTGTCCTGTTTAACGTTGAGCCTGTAGAAAAAGTAGACTTCTTGACCAAACTATCCTCTCAGGTTAATGACTCTTTTACCGACCCGGAAACAGAAGAGGTGGAAATTCATCTCAATTTTGTCGAGAGTGAGCGAGTTAAAGAAGGAAAAATTTTACTACATGAATTTAGTGTAGAACGCTTGCAGATAGTGGCTGATATTCTCGCCAAGAGTGTTGTACTGTCGCATTATGAAACCAGCCTAGCAACTGTATTCGATCAAATTGAACCGTTTGCAGCTAGTCTCCAGCGTGAAAATAGAAGTAGACCCCAGAGCCGGGAATTACTACGCCAACTTGGGACTACCCTATTAGTTCAACACAAGATTGTGGGCCGAGTAGAAATTATCGATAAGCCGGAGTTACTTTGGGAATCCCCACAGCTAGAAAACTTATATCTGCGCTTAGAGGATGAATACGAAATCCGTGAGCGTCACCATGCCCTAGAACGTAAACTAGAGCTAATTTCCCAAACCGCACAAACCGTGCTGGAGTTCATGCAGCATAGCAGTAGTCAGCGAGTAGAGTGGTATGTGGTGATTTTGATT